In Leishmania mexicana MHOM/GT/2001/U1103 complete genome, chromosome 24, a genomic segment contains:
- a CDS encoding minchromosome maintenance (MCM) complex subunit,putative — translation MQSDLGTIHVTNFHGSGALSGDGYNASGSVDGDSEAGTDIRLLAKEFVTQFRIHHEFLYMDMLRSNLSAGLHYVEFQMLHLQQFSGVLFGAVQHNPTRALPLMEHAVWELAQERKLFPAYSRGTTIQVQLFWGVPPMALRNLAQAAVAQLVSVSGIVVKSSSTHARCVRAAIQCTSCRSKAYINGGRSIDLPPQCMENSGRGGAGGGGGTSSGKCRPNPYVLLPMECEYEDQQIVKLQELPEDVPTGELPRHLTVVVDRYLVDRISPGSRVQIVGVVSVQEKRGGFDNARGGGRGRAAPGLRAQYLRCVGLMFRTTQDASCAVVSVNQNFSSRVRSRSTMTWQPEEEASFKAFAKQGDVFQKLSASIDPAIFGLEDQKKAIVCLLFGGTRKRIGSNFLRGDMNVLFIGDPSTAKSQLLKFVEKVAPIGIYTSGKGSSAAGLTASVISNGNGDFVLEAGSMVLADGGVVCIDEFDKMREQDQVAIHEAMEQQTISIAKANMTTMLNSRTSVLAAANPTLGSYDPLRSNEDQMDFQSSILSRFDLIFKVIDPRNPETDQRLAHHVISLHKSANGSGGRRGGGRAGASASAGSGAAGSAAQSNHGEVVERCFVTKYISYARATCRPVISEEAMKVLLDFYVQVRRDAHQQTLATIGGMSSGNGSAAGGGGSSSNKTPIIQITARQLESLVRITESMARMRLDVLASRSDAEEAIKLFKIATVDAIKSGVADQILTEAQSELVLRVEEALRRRVALGATVEHHRLLSELARMGFDAKLVERALYAMVKREELEWRKQRTLLHRVR, via the coding sequence ATGCAGTCAGACCTTGGCACCATTCACGTCACGAACttccacggcagcggcgcgctgtCTGGTGACGGCTACAATGCCAGTGGCAGCGTGGATggcgacagcgaggcggGCACGGacatccgcctcctcgccaagGAGTTCGTGACTCAGTTTCGCATCCATCACGAGTTTCTGTACATGGACATGCTGCGGAGCAACTTGTCGGCTGGGCTGCACTACGTGGAGTTCCAGATGCTGCACCTCCAGCAGTTCAGCGGCGTGCTCTTTGGAGCAGTGCAGCACAACCCCACCCGCGCACTGCCGCTGATGGAGCACGCCGTGTgggagctggcgcaggagCGCAAGCTGTTCCCTGCCTACAGTCGCGGGACGACGATTCAGGTGCAGCTCTTCTGGGGCGTGCCACCGATGGCACTGCGCAACCTCGCCcaggccgccgtggcgcagctggtgaGCGTGAGCGGCATTGTCGTCAAGTCCAGCTCCACACATGCTCGCTGTGTCCGGGCGGCTATCCAATGTACGAGCTGTCGAAGCAAGGCCTACATCAACGGCGGGCGGTCGATCGATCTGCCTCCGCAGTGCATGGAAAACAGCGGCCGCGGTGGggccggtggtggcggaggtaCGTCCTCCGGCAAGTGCCGGCCGAACCCCTACGTGCTTCTCCCAATGGAGTGCGAGTACGAGGACCAGCAGATCGTCAAGCTGCAGGAGCTTCCCGAAGACGTGCCGACCGGTGAACTGCCGCGACAcctgacggtggtggtggatcGCTACTTAGTTGACCGCATCAGCCCTGGCTCCCGCGTCCAgatcgtcggcgtcgtctcGGTTCAGGAGAAGCGTGGTGGCTTCGACAACGCACGTGGCGGAGGCCGTGGTCGCGCGGCGCCTGGCTTGCGTGCGCAGTACCTGCGCTGTGTCGGTCTCATGTTCCGCACTACGCAGGATGCCAGCTGCGCAGTGGTGAGCGTGAACCAGAACTTCTCCTCTCGTGTGCGATCTCGCTCAACCATGACGTGGcagccggaggaggaggcatcCTTCAAGGCCTTCGCGAAGCAGGGGGACGTGTTCCAGAAGCTCTCTGCCAGCATCGACCCCGCCATCTTTGGGCTGGAGGATCAGAAGAAGGCAATTGTGTGCCTCCTGTTCGGCGGCACGCGCAAGCGCATCGGCAGCAACTTCCTGCGCGGCGACATGAACGTCCTCTTCATTGGTGACCCGTCGACGGCCAagtcgcagctgctgaagtTTGTAGAGAAGGTGGCCCCGATCGGCATCTACACCTCTGGCAagggcagcagtgccgccggCCTCACCGCGTCCGTCATCTCGAACGGAAACGGCGACTTTGTTCTCGAGGCGGGGTCGATGGTGCtggccgacggcggcgtcgtgtgCATTGACGAGTTCGACAAGATGCGAGAACAGGATCAAGTGGCCATCCACGAGGCGATGGAGCAGCAGACCATCTCCATCGCCAAGGCGAATATGACGACAATGCTAAACAGCCGCAcgtcggtgctggcggctgcgAACCCGACGCTCGGTAGCTACGACCCTCTGCGCTCCAACGAGGACCAGATGGACTTCCAGAGCTCCATCCTGTCCCGCTTTGACCTCATTTTTAAGGTGATTGATCCCCGCAACCCCGAGACGGATCAGCGGCTGGCTCACCACGTCATCTCGCTCCACAAGAgcgccaacggcagcggcgggcgacgcggcggtggtcgtgcgggtgcgtccgcctccgctggTAGCGGTGCGGCGGGTTCTGCGGCGCAGAGTAACCATGGCGAAGTGGTGGAGCGCTGCTTCGTTACCAAGTACATCTCCTACGCCCGCGCCACCTGCCGCCCGGTCATCTcagaggaggcgatgaaGGTGCTACTCGACTTCTACGTTCAGGTGCGCCGAGACGCACATCAGCAAACCCTCGCGACGATTGGCGGCatgagcagcggcaacggcagcgcggcaggcggtggtggctcGAGCAGCAACAAGACGCCTATCATCCAGATCACAGCCCGGCAGCTGGAGAGCCTCGTGCGCATTACAGAGTCGATGGCCCGGATGCGGCTTGACGTGCtcgccagccgcagcgacgccgaaGAGGCCATCAAGCTCTTTAAAatcgccaccgtcgacgcCATCAAGAGCGGTGTGGCGGATCAAATCCTGACGGAGGCACAGAGTGAGCTTGTCCtgcgcgtggaggaggcgctgcgccgccgcgttgcGCTCGGGGCCACGGtcgagcaccaccgcctcctgtCGGAGCTCGCACGCATGGGTTTCGACGCCAAACTCGTGGAGCGTGCCTTGTACGCGATGGTGAAGCGGGAGGAGCTGGAGTGGCGCAAGCAGCGCACTCTGCTGCACCGTGTgagatga